Within Thunnus thynnus chromosome 15, fThuThy2.1, whole genome shotgun sequence, the genomic segment tgattttcacatttatttatttttttaccattgCATGCAAATTGTTTTTATCATACATAGAATTTTTATTGCTATGTATATTTTTACTGGTTTAAATCAtcagttatatattttattccttttgttttttagctattgtgttgtttttcctcagGAGTACTACAAAAGCCTCTCTTattctgaaagaaaaagaacaaaatccGGGTATATATTAATTAGGGCGCGTCATCGCAGTTAGCATCAGTGCTGAGAAGTCAGTGACATTGCAGTCTCCACGGATCTTCACAGAAATCTCTTGAAGAACAAGGTAAGTTCATCCATAACTACATGCGTGTCTTGTTAACTGTGTTCACACTGAAATGATGGCGTAGACAGAAATAGTGGCTTTCACTTGAATGGCGTTTTTAAACGAATTCAGGTTCAAAAATCTGTCATTTTCAAGTTTAATTTTATACGTTATTGATAagaggtatacacacacatagagaacGACTGTCGACCTATTCCAAATGAGTAGGATGTTTGTTAAAATTCGGCGTATATATGACCCACCAAGCAGCATCTTATTGTAGAAAAATCCTATCTAGTACTGTAACGTTTAACACGTGTTAGCTTCTATCCGGCCCACGAGGAACATGTGCTACAATATAATAGTGAGAATACAGGATGATGCAACTTGACATTAAATGGAAGTTATGTGCTGCTTGGTCTACGCCGGGTTGAATgatattattcattaatttatgaAAAGTCCAACACATGTCGGTAGCTGTTATAGTGTTTGTCCATAGCAAAGCAAAAGTGTAATTGGTAGATTATTTTAATGGACTTCGGTGGAAGGTGCCCTTGATAAGGGACCGGCGCTTACTGTGATGTTAGCTACATGAAAACTCCGCATATTTCTCTGAACAGCTCGTTACATGTCTGCCAACTGGAATTACtctgaacaaaaacaatgacataCAAAGTTAAGAAAACTTTGTTCATTGAGTCAGTTAGTATACCGGTAGTAGCACGTGGTTTGGCATTTACCCAATAATTGTTCCAGACTGCTTTTGCGAGAATCAAGTTTGACGCGCAGCGCCAGCAGCCCCTCCCATGCCTCATACACCAATCTGCTGCTCTCAGGGAAGTTGGGAGTTTCCTTCAGCTTGTAGTCACGTTCTCCGATTTCAATTTGAGCATACACGATATTGCTGTATAAAGACCTTCCCCAATGTTTTCTGTAGCTGTAATGTAATTGTGTGCATCGTGATTAAAAAAGAATGTCCCATAAGTCAGCAGGCAATGGTCATTGCTCATCCCTCTGCCTGACATGGGCAGAGTTTCAATGCTGTGTAAGGTTCATTGTAGTGCAGGGAAAGGTTTATGTTCTGTTGCACTAACTTATCATGTGGCTGTGTTGCTCTGtggagcatgtgtgtgagttaACATTCTAATTTGGTTTACAGGAGTTTTAAGAAATCCACAACAATcagatatttttcacttttacacaAGCACCCCtcaaatattgtattattttttttcacaattgatAAAAAAGTATCTCTTGATACTGAACTTATTTAGTTTGAATGCCACagttattttacatttcagattATTATAAACTGCATACTGACCAACactatctgtctctttctgaCCACCTATTCATCTCTCTCCACAGCTCTGAGATGTGTGGTATCTGGGCTTTGTTCGGCAGCGATGAGTGCCTGTCAGCTCAGTGCACCTGTGCCATGAAGATAGCTCACAGGGGCCCTGATGCCTTCCGCTTTGAGAATGTCAACGGCTACACCAACTGCTGCTTTGGCTTCCACCGCCTGGCTATTGTAGATCAGCTGTATGGCATGCAGCCCTTGCGAATCAAGAAGTTTCCCTTCTTGTGGCTCTGCTACAACGGAGAGATTTACAACCATCAGACGGTAAGGAGATGCTAGCTGCTGCTCTGAAATCATTGGTGTTAGTGGTCCTGTGAGGAACCACCAAGGTACATCTCCAGTCTGTTATAGGGCTGCTACTGACCACTGAGCCACCTTGCTGCCAATTATTCCTGTTATGTCATCATTAGGCTTGCCGTGGTAGTCGATGTTACCGGTGTTACACGATGTTGGGACATACACCgattacattacttgcccacCGCCCAAACctagttttgctttttttctacTGAAACAAacccatttatttcatttttgcgTATCAGCGTCcatgttcatcaaataaaaaaactgcaaTTTGTAAAGTATCAAGCGTGTTATCACGAGTTTATTAGTCGGTGGGAAAATATCCGCACCTTGGCATCCCTAGCCATCACCTGTTCCCACCATCTTGTCAAGGTTGCAGTCGTCCtaaactaacacacacagtttaGACACTGAAACACCGTATTTAGACTGCACGTTATGTGACCACCCATTCCCATCAAACAGCCTTGAAGATAAAATCCAAATTGCCAACATCTGCTGCAGGTCTCACAGTTTGGACACTTTGCTCACATTCCAAAAGCAGCAGTCCCCTACCGGAATCTACACAGCACCTCTGTCTGCTTAGAAGCACACAGCCCATTAAACAATTATGTACTTGCAaggaaaagcaggaaaaaaattGTCATGAAGCAGCCAGTGAGTCTGTTCCATCAGATTTACAACTGAAAACTGCTGACACATGGTCGCATGTTAGAAAGTGAGCTAAGACTTTATTATCCTAGagggaaatttgtcttggacacacaatgctgctgctgtacagtACCAAATAATTCAAGTTGGACAATAATTTACTCAGGATAAATACTAAAAATCAGTCAATACAAAATAAAAGGTAAAACGGAGAAAGGAGCTTACTGTTAATGTTAGCTACATGAAAACTGTGGACCTCGCCctaaaaagcttgttttgtctaGAGCATGAACAAAAAGTACATCCACTGCACTAGCCCCCTGATGTTATCACTTATTACATGTTCCCACATTCACCACACAAACATCACCACTTAGTTTGATGCCACTGATTTGAAGAGTAACTGTACCCAGGCAAATAATCCAACCAGTAGGGACTACATGTTCCTCCACACCCTGTGAAAGACTGACTGGTGCTTCTGCTGAATATTTCCACAGTGGGGAGAATAAGTCACTGAGAAATATTTTGCATGTGGTTAATAACCTGCTTTCTGCTCAATTCAACTTTTGTCCAAGATTTCCATCACTAGCGTGCAACTTGTTAGCTATGTTGACTACTTGTCATTGTTGTGTCTTATTAAACTAGATTAAAGACATGCCAGCATCCCTTTCTTCATTCAGCTATAAGTGATTCACATGATTTTGTAACTGGAGGAGTCCAGTTTTGGATTAGGGGGGgaatttaaaatttgattttgctccacaaaatgaagaaaaagtgaCAATAATTATAAAATCAGTTTTGGTCACACTGAGACTGACTTAAGAGAATCAAAGCCCATTTTTGACTAATCCACTGTTTGTTAGTGATAGAGAAGTATGAATGTTTATGTGAAGACCTAAAAACCTAAAATAACTCTCTGTGCtgtttctctcaattttctCCCAGCTGAAGAAGCAGTTTGACTTTGATTACCAGACTAAAGTGGACGGTGAGATTTTGCTCCATCTGTACGATCGCTTCGGCATCCAGAAGATGGCTTCACTCCTGGACGGTGTCTTTGCTTTTGTTCTGCTGGACACTGCCAACAGAAAAGTCTTTCTGGGAAGGGATACATATGGTGTGCGGCCTTTGTTCAAACTCTTGACAAACGATGGATTCCTCGCAGTCTGCTCAGAAGCCAAAGGTAATGGGATCGTTTCTTACCTCTCCTTGAATCAGATGttttacaccttttttttttttttttttttttctccttttgcaTTGctcttaatttgtttttctgatcaCAGGCCTCACAGAAATTAACCATGCACAGACCACCCCCGCCAAGATTGACGCCTTTCTCCCTGGCCACTATGAGGTCTTTGATTTGAAGCAGTCCGGCAAAGTGCAATCTGTTAAGATGGAGCCGTTTCACTGCTGCACAAAAGAGCCTGCTCATGCCATCTACGACACTGTGGAGAGACTACCAACAAGTATGAAACCGcgtttgtctctttttgtttcgTTAGTTGCTAAGCATTTTCTATGGCGTTATTTAAATCGATGTGTTCACAGGCTTCGACGAGGAGACGGTGAAAAGCAACATCAGATTCCTGTTTGAGAACGCAGTGAGGAAACGTCTCATGGCTCACAGGAGAATTGGTTGTCTTCTGTCAGGTAATTTATGATTCTGCCATCTACAGAATGAGATACTGAAACAGTGCCTGTAGCTGTCTGTTACATGAAACATTGTAACAAACTTTTACATCtttctttgtaaaataaataactaacaTACTTTATGAACATAAACCCTCATAAAAACTATCAATAACACCTTGGGTAACATAAAAAGTGAGTATATTAGTGTATTTTCTTCTCATTCCACTTCATTCGGTACCAAAAGGTTGGCATTACCTGTTCTCTACCATTACACATCTACTATATCACAGTGGCTTGCCTGCATTTGCGACATCACATCTACTGGATTCTTGCCAACACTACCAGTCAATGACCAGTGGGTATGAGCTAGTGGATATACTTTTCAGATTACTCACTATGGTTTTCCTGTTTCTCATGGAAGGGCAGGCTGGGTGACTCATTGGCCTGTGAGACCAAAAACTGAAATTCATTCACACATCCTGGCGAAGTACATGGAAAGTAACATTCTGGCCAGTCATAATAGTCCACCATGTAGCTAGCTCAGTCGCTAACTGGAACAGGACAAGAAGTTAACGCGGTTAATTCAAGAGAAGTATTTTAACTATTAATTCTTGTCTTAAGAAGGACTGCAAACCAGGCCCTCTTGTGGAGCTTTTTATATGCAGCAGCACAGGgctttatacattttaataggGGTTTTATATACTGAAATATTATATGatatgacatactgtacagtagtaCACACTGGTACATGAGCTTcaaccactagatgtcagcaaaaacagatttttcagcTGATGCTCTTCAtgccttaaaggacaggttcacaatttttcaagtctgtcttgaaacatcagtcaggagcccaaatgaacattgaaacatgtttttcttgctgtaatcattcctcctgttcatactgaccattagaagatcccttcataatgcacttacaatggaagtgatgggggacaaaatccacagtcctccttctgttcaaaaatgtatatataaagtagttgaaactagcttcACCTCCAGcggctacaacagtaacatgctgctctaacactgatgcttcactattaataatctaatgatgtcataaatATAATGaaggtttggttttaactttggtgGGGACAAGCCAGCAACACAATGATATTGGTAGGCACAGGTCCCTACTGTCCATAACCAAATCTATgcccatatatatataataatatatcagtcagagggtataaaccactacttttactgtaatactttacgtacattttgctgctaatacttatgtacttttactgtagtaggatttttcatgcaggactttttcttcttgtaatggagtatttttacattgctgtattggtactttaaGTACCatgtgaatacttcttccactactgtttacttgaaaaattgtgaacctgtcatTAAATCCTTTTTGGACTCCCAGGTCCTCTGTGTTCCCTCAAAGGGAGTCAAGATGTTCTGATATTGGACAATGGTTAAAAtttcaccaaagttgaactctTACTTTGCTActgattgttgtgttttattttagccCCAAGTTGCTGGTGAATGAATCTGAATTGCATAAATTGCTAAAGTAATGCTAAAAGTAAAatttgctaaaataaaatacatcaaacttatgaaaaatattggtgaggtaaaataaaatacaggcCAGTTCTGTCCAAACATGTGATTGGCTCCTGTTGAGGAGCACATTGCCCTGTTATGTTGTCATTAGATAAGCCTGAATACAGTTATTTCTTGGAAAGCATTATTGATGCAAGCTGGGAAGATGGGAAACAGTTGTTTGGGTCAATGAACTTCATTCATGTTGTCCATCAACCAGGTGGTCTGGACTCCAGTTTAGTTGCTGCTACACTGGTGAAACTGGCCAAAGAGGAGAAGCTCCAGTATCCCATCCAGACATTCTCAATCGGGTCAGAGGACAGTCCAGACGTCATAGCTGCTCGCAAGGTGACTTCTTCTCATTGCCAAACTATAGTTTTTTCctctacagttttttttatcttcttctaCAGTCGATGATATGAAGTTTTTTtgtggaaggaaaaaaaacttggtCAACTTTTAAGTCAAGTTGTTTTGTGTTCGTCAGGTTGCAGCTCACATCGGCAGCGAACACCACGAGGTGAACTTCACCGCAGAAGAAGGCATCCAAGCTGTAGAGGAAGTCATCTTCCACCTGGAGTCCTATGACATCACCACCATACGTGCCTCTGTTGGTAAGTGCAAAATGAAGCAT encodes:
- the asns gene encoding asparagine synthetase [glutamine-hydrolyzing], translated to MCGIWALFGSDECLSAQCTCAMKIAHRGPDAFRFENVNGYTNCCFGFHRLAIVDQLYGMQPLRIKKFPFLWLCYNGEIYNHQTLKKQFDFDYQTKVDGEILLHLYDRFGIQKMASLLDGVFAFVLLDTANRKVFLGRDTYGVRPLFKLLTNDGFLAVCSEAKGLTEINHAQTTPAKIDAFLPGHYEVFDLKQSGKVQSVKMEPFHCCTKEPAHAIYDTVERLPTSFDEETVKSNIRFLFENAVRKRLMAHRRIGCLLSGGLDSSLVAATLVKLAKEEKLQYPIQTFSIGSEDSPDVIAARKVAAHIGSEHHEVNFTAEEGIQAVEEVIFHLESYDITTIRASVGMYLVSKYIREKTDSVVIFSGEGSDELTQGYIYFHKAPNPKAAAEDSVRLMKELYLFDVLRADRTTAAHGLELRVPFLDHRFTAYYLSLPEEMRIPKNGVEKHLLRDSFKGLNLIPDEILWRRKEAFSDGVMSVKKSWYTCLQEHLESMVNDAQMEKAHKTFPHNPPRTKEAYYFRQVFEKNYPGRAEWIPHYWMPRWTNATDPSARTLSIYKPDKDQ